A part of Synchiropus splendidus isolate RoL2022-P1 chromosome 19, RoL_Sspl_1.0, whole genome shotgun sequence genomic DNA contains:
- the arl5c gene encoding putative ADP-ribosylation factor-like protein 5C, which produces MGFLLTKMLAVFGDREHKVIIVGLDNAGKTTVLYQFLTKEAVHTTPTIGSNVEEITVRNTNFLVWDIGGQESLRASWFSYYCNTEIVILVVDSTDRERLSLNKEELLKMLAHEDLQSAAVLVLANKQDVKGSMSVSEISRCLTLNSITSHPWHVQPCCALTGEGLPASLDWMKSRVLAN; this is translated from the exons AtgggtttcctcctgaccaagaTGCTCGCTGTGTTCGGCGACAGAG AACACAAGGTCATTATTGTGGGTTTGGACAACGCCGGGAAGACGACCGTTCTCTACCAGTT CCTGACGAAAGAGGCTGTCCACACCACACCGACCATTGGAAGTAATGTGGAGGAGATCACCGTACGGAACACCAACTTCCTAGTCTGGGATATTGGAGGACAGGAGAGTCTCCGTGCCAGTTGGTTCTCCTACTACTGCAACACAGAG ATCGTCATTCTGGTGGTGGACAGCACCGATCGTGAGCGTCTCTCTCTGAATAAAGAAGAGCTGCTGAAAATGCTCGCACATGAG GATCTTCAGAGTGCTGCTGTTCTGGTTCTGGCAAACAAACAAGACGTCAAAGGCTCCATGTCTGTGTCTGAGATCTCCCGCTGCCTCACTCTCAACTCCATCACGTCACACCCGTGGCATGTCCAGCCCTGCTGCGCTCTGACCGGGGAAGG CCTCCCTGCCAGCCTGGACTGGATGAAGTCACGCGTTCTTGCGAACTGA